One genomic window of Medicago truncatula cultivar Jemalong A17 chromosome 1, MtrunA17r5.0-ANR, whole genome shotgun sequence includes the following:
- the LOC25482825 gene encoding uncharacterized protein At5g23160, giving the protein MAKTKNSKPKTSIFLCCFRSHMPNKPSTNDSSTIKEVNPIPKQKKSSWFSWRWIKMKMKSTSKTVPLEASFSHYSKSRSKFSTLHHKSRKTLPTNPPPSIPPSTVVLPGTPYYTPTQTRHGPINDIITEDTHVQGRATPTRPKRQVQRLSSTTQNQTTIKNLKNVRSSYDPIVGMSILGVTLLIMIFWGRFCAILCTSAWLYFIPRFRNSGGGNYEEDGAKIMSKNDVDFDSEEYKKKVIMEGLLGRNNRGSNI; this is encoded by the exons ATGGCCAAaaccaaaaattcaaaacctAAAACCTCTATTTTTCTATGTTGCTTTAGATCACACATGCCAAATAAACCTTCAACAAATGATTCATCAACCATTAAAGAAGTTAATCCTATACCAAAGCAAAAGAAAAGTAGTTGGTTTTCATGGAGatggattaaaatgaaaatgaagtcaACGTCCAAAACGGTGCCGCTTGAAGCTTCATTCTCTCATTATTCAAAGTCACGGTCAAAGTTTTCAACTCTTCATCATAAATCTAGAAAAACTCTACCAACCAATCCTCCACCGTCAATTCCGCCGTCTACGGTGGTGCTCCCCGGCACCCCTTATTATACACCAACACAG ACAAGGCATGGTCCAATTAATGACATTATTACAGAAGACACACATGTACAAGGTAGAGCTACTCCAACACGACCAAAACGACAAGTACAAAGGCTGTCGTCTACAACACAAAACCAAACGACaataaaaaacctaaaaaacgTACGAAGTTCATATGATCCTATAGTTGGAATGTCCATACTAGGTGTGACCTTACTCATAATGATATTTTGGGGTCGTTTTTGTGCCATTCTATGTACTTCAGCATGGTTGTATTTTATACCACGTTTTAGAAATAGTGGTGGTGGAAATTATGAGGAAGATGGTGCCAAAATAATGTCAAAGAATGATGTAGATTTTGATTCTGAGGAGTATAAGAAAAAAGTGATTATGGAAGGACTTCTTGGGAGAAATAATCGAGGTAGTAATATATGA